A single region of the Streptomyces sp. NBC_01803 genome encodes:
- a CDS encoding MDR family MFS transporter, translated as MSESTTDTTGGAATAPAAAPAAEPPARSVRVVLMALLISIMLAMLDNMIIGTAMPTIVGDLGGVEHLSWVVTAYTLATAASTPIWGKIGDMYGRKGAFLTAIVIFLVGSALSGLAQNMGELIGFRVVQGLGAGGLMVGTMAIIGDLIPPRERGRYQGMIAGVMALAMIGGPAVGGVITDHLGWRWTFYINLPLGAVALVMVTMVLHLPKKRAVGRIDYLGAALLTLGITAIVLVTTWGGTEYAWGSARIIGLTVVGVAALAAFLRVETRAAEPVMPLHIFRNRNFTLMAVIGFISGFVMFGAILYLPLFQQAVQGASATNSGLLLMPMLLAMMGVSLLVGRATTRTGRYRVFPIVGSALVVVGLLLLSLMDTGTSRLTAGLAMAVLGAGLGFLLQITMLVAQNSVEMKDMGVASSTATLSRTLGSSFGVAIMGAVFTSRVQDEMSRRGGSSATAGSAQLDAESLAALPTAAREMYQHAVASGTHAAFLLGGLIAILAFAASWFVHEVPLRGGPSERKPEDGPRPSTEDRPVPAGAA; from the coding sequence GTGTCCGAGAGCACCACCGACACCACGGGCGGGGCGGCGACCGCCCCGGCCGCCGCCCCGGCCGCCGAGCCGCCCGCGCGCAGCGTCCGCGTCGTCCTGATGGCGCTGCTGATCTCGATCATGCTCGCCATGCTGGACAACATGATCATCGGCACGGCGATGCCCACCATCGTCGGCGACCTCGGCGGCGTGGAACACCTGTCCTGGGTGGTCACCGCCTATACGCTCGCCACCGCCGCCTCCACCCCCATCTGGGGCAAGATCGGCGACATGTACGGCCGGAAAGGCGCCTTCCTCACCGCGATCGTCATCTTCCTCGTCGGCTCCGCGCTCTCCGGCCTCGCCCAGAACATGGGCGAGCTCATCGGCTTCCGCGTCGTCCAGGGCCTGGGGGCCGGCGGTCTGATGGTCGGCACCATGGCGATCATCGGCGACCTCATACCCCCGCGCGAACGCGGCCGGTACCAGGGCATGATCGCGGGCGTGATGGCCCTGGCCATGATCGGCGGCCCGGCCGTTGGCGGCGTCATCACCGACCACCTCGGCTGGCGCTGGACCTTCTACATCAACCTGCCGCTCGGCGCCGTCGCCCTCGTCATGGTCACCATGGTGCTGCACCTGCCGAAGAAGCGGGCCGTCGGCCGCATCGACTACCTCGGCGCCGCGCTGCTCACCCTCGGCATCACCGCCATCGTCCTCGTCACCACCTGGGGCGGCACCGAGTACGCCTGGGGCTCCGCCCGCATCATCGGCCTGACCGTCGTGGGCGTCGCCGCCCTGGCCGCGTTCCTGCGCGTCGAGACGCGGGCCGCCGAGCCGGTCATGCCGCTGCACATCTTCCGGAACCGCAACTTCACGCTGATGGCCGTCATCGGCTTCATCAGCGGCTTCGTGATGTTCGGGGCGATCCTCTACCTGCCGCTGTTCCAGCAGGCCGTCCAGGGCGCCTCGGCCACCAACTCGGGGCTCCTGCTGATGCCGATGCTGCTGGCCATGATGGGCGTCTCCCTGCTCGTGGGCCGGGCCACCACCCGCACCGGCCGCTACCGGGTCTTCCCCATCGTGGGCAGCGCGCTGGTGGTCGTCGGCCTCCTGCTGCTCTCCCTGATGGACACCGGCACCTCGCGGCTCACCGCGGGCCTCGCCATGGCCGTGCTCGGCGCCGGGCTCGGCTTCCTGCTCCAGATCACCATGCTGGTCGCTCAGAACAGCGTGGAGATGAAGGACATGGGCGTCGCCTCCTCGACCGCCACCCTTTCCCGCACGCTCGGCAGCTCGTTCGGCGTCGCGATCATGGGCGCGGTCTTCACCAGCCGGGTCCAGGACGAGATGTCCCGGCGCGGCGGCTCGTCCGCCACCGCCGGGTCGGCCCAGCTCGACGCCGAGAGCCTGGCCGCGCTGCCCACGGCGGCCCGCGAGATGTACCAGCACGCGGTCGCCTCCGGCACCCACGCGGCGTTCCTCCTCGGCGGCCTCATCGCGATCCTGGCCTTCGCCGCGTCCTGGTTCGTCCACGAGGTCCCGCTGCGCGGCGGCCCCTCGGAGCGGAAGCCCGAGGACGGCCCCCGCCCGTCGACGGAAGACCGCCCGGTCCCGGCCGGCGCCGCCTGA
- a CDS encoding TetR/AcrR family transcriptional regulator — translation MNSTRQTRRSDTRQRIQDVALELFAEQGYEKTSLREIAERLDVTKAALYYHFRTKEDILTGLVEDLTRPMEELVAWAREQPPTLETRREVLRRYSEALRGAGPLFRFLQENQAALRELSIGEGIKKRLMVMGDLMVPEKASLTDRMRCVSALFTMHMGMHGMRHVDATPEEKRLAALEVAIELVERAHAGDRT, via the coding sequence ATGAACAGCACGAGGCAGACTCGGCGGTCGGACACCCGCCAGCGCATCCAGGACGTCGCCCTGGAGCTGTTCGCCGAGCAGGGCTACGAGAAGACGTCGCTCCGCGAGATCGCGGAGCGGCTCGACGTCACCAAGGCGGCGCTGTACTACCACTTCCGGACCAAGGAGGACATCCTCACCGGCCTGGTGGAGGACCTGACGCGGCCGATGGAGGAGCTGGTCGCGTGGGCGCGCGAGCAGCCGCCCACCCTGGAGACCCGGCGCGAGGTGCTGCGCCGTTACAGCGAGGCGCTGCGCGGGGCGGGGCCGTTGTTCCGTTTCCTGCAGGAGAACCAGGCGGCGCTGCGCGAGCTGAGCATCGGGGAGGGCATCAAGAAGCGTCTGATGGTGATGGGCGACCTGATGGTGCCGGAGAAGGCGTCACTGACCGACCGGATGCGCTGCGTCAGCGCGCTGTTCACGATGCACATGGGCATGCACGGGATGCGGCACGTCGACGCCACCCCGGAGGAGAAGCGGCTGGCCGCGCTGGAGGTCGCCATCGAGCTGGTGGAACGGGCCCACGCCGGGGACCGGACGTGA
- a CDS encoding FAD-dependent monooxygenase, protein MNDTGVTVPDVPVLVVGGGVAGLTASMLLSLMGTRSLLISAAPSTSDLPKAHVLNQRTMEILRDVGLADAVYAASTPAEQMAYSGWYVGLAGDGADYGRRVAVMESWGAGGRSPEWLAASPERQANLPQIRLEPRLRARAEALAPGMVRFHHELTAFTQDPDGVTATITDRDTGTAYRVRARYLLGCDGGRTVGPALGVRLEGMRDVARMVSFHLSADLSRWAGDPEVLIRWLGLPDLGAGGVLVPMGPERWGPESEEWVFHLHYGPDDVRALDDEAVLSDLRTALGLDAAELTVHRISRWSLEGVLADRFRVGRVFLAGDAAHRHAPTGGLGLTSATHDAQNLTWKLAAVLGGHAGEGLLDSYERERRPIDAATVRRSLENALNQLAITAQFGLRPGAPPEENWRRARRLWSGDPADAELRRAFRRTVAAQSMEFNELGVEFGYTYGSCGAVLPDGTPPPENPDPVRLYQPAARPGHPLPHAWLEDEDGERLPLARLIRPGRFLLVAGEDGGAWCEAAAEIAAATSLPLDAVRIGHLDGDYRDVRSTWTRWRGHGPAGAVLVRPDRFIAWRSATGADAPAEVLADALEALLARHAERPGRAVTGAR, encoded by the coding sequence ATGAACGACACCGGCGTCACCGTTCCCGACGTGCCCGTCCTCGTCGTCGGCGGCGGCGTCGCGGGGCTGACCGCCTCGATGCTGCTGAGCCTGATGGGCACCCGGTCCCTGCTGATCAGCGCCGCGCCCTCGACCTCGGACCTGCCCAAGGCCCATGTCCTCAACCAGCGCACCATGGAGATCCTGCGCGATGTCGGCCTCGCCGACGCCGTCTACGCCGCCTCGACGCCGGCCGAGCAGATGGCCTACTCCGGCTGGTACGTCGGCCTGGCCGGTGACGGCGCCGACTACGGACGCCGGGTCGCCGTCATGGAGTCCTGGGGCGCGGGCGGCCGTTCGCCGGAGTGGCTGGCGGCCAGCCCGGAGCGGCAGGCCAACCTCCCCCAGATCCGCCTGGAGCCCCGGCTGCGGGCCCGGGCCGAGGCCCTGGCGCCGGGCATGGTCCGCTTCCACCACGAGCTGACCGCGTTCACGCAGGACCCCGACGGCGTCACCGCGACCATCACCGACCGCGATACCGGCACCGCGTACCGGGTCCGCGCGCGGTACCTGCTGGGCTGCGACGGCGGCCGGACGGTCGGACCGGCCCTCGGCGTCCGGCTGGAGGGGATGCGGGACGTGGCGCGCATGGTCTCGTTCCACCTCTCCGCCGACCTGTCCCGCTGGGCCGGGGACCCGGAGGTGCTGATCCGCTGGCTCGGGCTGCCCGACCTCGGCGCGGGCGGCGTGCTGGTGCCGATGGGGCCCGAGCGGTGGGGGCCGGAGTCGGAGGAGTGGGTGTTCCATCTCCACTACGGACCGGATGACGTCCGCGCCCTCGACGACGAGGCGGTGCTCTCCGATCTGCGCACCGCGCTCGGGCTGGACGCCGCCGAGCTGACCGTTCACCGGATCTCCCGCTGGTCGCTGGAGGGCGTGCTGGCGGACCGGTTCCGCGTCGGCCGCGTCTTCCTGGCAGGCGACGCCGCGCACCGCCACGCGCCGACCGGCGGCCTCGGCCTGACGTCCGCGACGCACGACGCGCAGAATCTCACCTGGAAGCTCGCCGCCGTGCTCGGCGGCCACGCCGGGGAGGGGCTGCTCGACAGCTACGAACGCGAGCGCCGCCCGATAGACGCCGCCACCGTCCGGCGTTCCCTGGAGAACGCCCTCAACCAGCTCGCGATAACGGCGCAGTTCGGCCTGCGGCCCGGCGCCCCGCCCGAGGAGAACTGGCGACGGGCCCGCCGCCTGTGGAGCGGCGACCCGGCCGACGCGGAGCTCCGGCGGGCGTTCCGGCGGACCGTCGCCGCGCAGTCGATGGAGTTCAACGAGCTGGGCGTCGAGTTCGGCTACACCTACGGCTCCTGCGGCGCCGTCCTCCCCGACGGCACGCCCCCGCCGGAGAACCCCGACCCGGTCCGCCTCTACCAGCCCGCCGCCCGGCCCGGCCATCCGCTGCCGCACGCGTGGCTGGAGGACGAGGACGGCGAACGGCTGCCGTTGGCCCGGCTGATACGGCCCGGCCGTTTCCTGCTCGTCGCCGGAGAGGACGGGGGCGCGTGGTGCGAGGCGGCGGCGGAGATCGCCGCCGCGACGTCGCTGCCGCTGGACGCCGTGCGGATCGGGCATCTGGACGGGGACTACCGGGACGTGCGCTCCACCTGGACCCGCTGGCGCGGCCACGGCCCGGCGGGAGCGGTGCTGGTGCGTCCGGACCGTTTCATCGCCTGGCGCTCGGCCACCGGGGCCGACGCCCCGGCCGAGGTGCTGGCGGACGCGCTGGAGGCGCTGCTGGCGCGGCACGCCGAACGCCCCGGTCGGGCGGTGACCGGGGCGCGCTGA
- a CDS encoding helix-turn-helix domain-containing protein — protein MASLGVGNLGEFLREQRRQARLSLRQLADAAGVSNPYLSQIERGLRKPSAEILQQIAKGLRISAETLYVQAGILDERAQEGDGRTTGTGTGTGTGAGVREAVLADPYLTEQQKQALLQIYSSFRKENSPPGGD, from the coding sequence ATGGCCTCACTCGGTGTCGGAAACCTCGGGGAGTTCCTCCGGGAGCAGCGTCGGCAGGCGCGGTTGTCGTTGCGTCAGCTCGCCGATGCCGCCGGGGTGTCGAATCCGTATCTCAGCCAGATCGAGCGCGGGCTGCGCAAGCCCAGCGCGGAGATCCTCCAGCAGATCGCCAAGGGACTGCGGATCTCCGCCGAGACGCTCTACGTGCAGGCCGGGATTCTGGACGAGCGCGCGCAGGAGGGCGACGGCCGGACGACCGGGACCGGGACCGGGACCGGGACCGGGGCCGGGGTGCGGGAGGCGGTGCTCGCCGATCCGTATCTCACCGAGCAGCAGAAGCAGGCGCTGCTCCAGATCTACAGCTCATTCCGCAAAGAGAACAGCCCACCGGGAGGGGACTGA
- a CDS encoding DUF2516 family protein, translated as MLLEGYSWVVFGISVALVSLSLYAFAHAALQREDAFRAVDKQTKPFWLLILGLSVIVQFLPLGPFGFMLVLAGIVATIVYLVDVRPALRSISGGGRGGGRSSSDGPYGPYNGNR; from the coding sequence ATGCTGTTGGAAGGCTATAGCTGGGTCGTTTTCGGAATCTCCGTGGCGCTGGTGTCCCTGAGCCTCTACGCATTCGCGCACGCCGCGCTCCAGCGCGAGGACGCCTTCCGCGCCGTGGACAAGCAGACGAAGCCGTTCTGGCTGCTCATCCTGGGGTTGAGCGTGATCGTCCAGTTTCTGCCGCTCGGCCCCTTCGGGTTCATGCTGGTGCTCGCGGGCATCGTCGCCACGATCGTCTACTTGGTGGACGTCCGGCCGGCCCTCCGGTCGATCTCCGGCGGCGGCCGGGGCGGCGGCCGGAGCAGCAGCGACGGGCCCTACGGGCCGTACAACGGCAACCGGTGA
- a CDS encoding DUF47 domain-containing protein: MRFRLTPRETSFYELFATAADNVLSGSKLLLELLGADPATRVEIADRMRAAEHAGDDATHAIFHQLNSAFVTPFDREDIYRLAARLDDIMDFMEEAVDLVVLYEIDELPKGVDQQIEVLARAAELTAEAMPHLRTMRNLNEYWIEVNRLENQADQIHRKLLAHLFSGSYEAIEVMKLKQIVDVLEEAADAFESVANTVETIVVKET, from the coding sequence GTGCGCTTTCGCCTGACACCACGGGAGACGAGCTTCTACGAACTGTTCGCCACCGCCGCCGACAACGTTCTCAGCGGCTCGAAGCTGCTGCTGGAGCTCCTCGGAGCCGACCCCGCTACGCGCGTCGAGATCGCCGACCGGATGCGGGCCGCGGAGCACGCGGGTGACGACGCGACGCACGCGATCTTCCACCAGCTGAACTCCGCCTTCGTCACCCCCTTCGACCGCGAGGACATCTACCGCCTCGCCGCCCGCCTCGACGACATCATGGACTTCATGGAGGAGGCGGTCGACCTCGTCGTGCTGTACGAGATCGACGAGCTGCCCAAGGGTGTCGACCAGCAGATCGAGGTGCTGGCCCGGGCCGCCGAGCTGACCGCCGAGGCCATGCCGCACCTGCGCACGATGCGGAACCTCAACGAGTACTGGATCGAGGTGAATCGCCTGGAGAACCAGGCGGACCAGATCCACCGCAAGCTCCTGGCGCACCTGTTCAGCGGCAGCTACGAGGCCATCGAGGTCATGAAGCTGAAGCAGATCGTGGACGTGCTGGAGGAGGCGGCCGACGCCTTCGAGTCGGTGGCCAACACGGTCGAGACGATCGTGGTCAAGGAGACCTGA
- a CDS encoding inorganic phosphate transporter, with protein METFSLLVVIGAAFFFTYTNGFHDSANAIATSISTRALTPRIALAMAAFMNMAGAFLGSGVARTVSEGLIETPTGEEGMTILFAALLGAITWNLVAWYLGLPSSSSHALFGGLVGAALAGTSTVHWDGVLTKIVLPMILSPVLGLILGYLLMVALLWTFRRADPHVAQRRFRMAQTVSAAGMALGHGLQDAQKTMGVVVMALVIADVQDDAGSIPIWVKVSCALMLSLGTYAGGWRIMRTLGRRIIELDPPRGFAAETTAASVLYVASYIFYAPISTTHVITAAIMGSGATRGVRAVRWGVAKNIVTGWVITMPAAAAVAALGYAVVRLLFD; from the coding sequence GTGGAAACGTTTTCACTGCTGGTCGTGATCGGCGCGGCGTTCTTCTTCACCTACACCAACGGCTTCCACGACTCCGCCAACGCCATCGCGACCTCCATCTCCACCCGGGCGCTCACCCCGCGGATCGCGCTCGCCATGGCCGCCTTCATGAACATGGCCGGCGCCTTCCTCGGCAGCGGCGTCGCCAGGACCGTCAGCGAGGGCCTGATCGAGACGCCCACCGGTGAGGAGGGCATGACCATCCTCTTCGCCGCCCTGCTCGGCGCGATCACCTGGAACCTCGTGGCCTGGTACCTCGGGCTGCCGTCGTCCTCCTCGCACGCGCTCTTCGGCGGCCTGGTCGGCGCCGCCCTGGCCGGCACCTCCACCGTCCACTGGGACGGCGTGCTGACGAAGATCGTGCTGCCCATGATCCTCTCCCCCGTCCTCGGTCTGATCCTCGGCTACCTGCTGATGGTCGCCCTCCTGTGGACCTTCCGCCGGGCCGACCCACACGTCGCCCAGCGCCGCTTCCGCATGGCGCAGACCGTCTCGGCCGCGGGCATGGCCCTGGGCCACGGGCTCCAGGACGCCCAGAAGACGATGGGCGTGGTGGTGATGGCTCTGGTCATCGCGGATGTGCAGGACGACGCGGGCAGCATCCCGATCTGGGTCAAGGTCTCCTGCGCGCTGATGCTCTCGCTCGGCACCTACGCCGGCGGCTGGCGCATCATGCGGACGCTGGGCCGCCGCATCATCGAGCTGGACCCGCCCCGCGGCTTCGCCGCCGAGACGACGGCGGCGTCCGTGCTCTACGTCGCCTCGTACATCTTCTACGCGCCCATCTCGACCACCCATGTGATCACGGCCGCGATCATGGGCTCCGGTGCCACCCGCGGGGTCCGGGCGGTGCGCTGGGGCGTGGCGAAGAACATCGTGACGGGCTGGGTCATCACCATGCCGGCCGCCGCCGCCGTGGCCGCGCTGGGCTACGCGGTGGTCCGTCTGCTGTTCGACTGA
- a CDS encoding S8 family serine peptidase, with the protein MVVTLTAGLIAPAAARSGATGEAGGSGPGSGAAGAQRVTLITGDHVVVARGGEVTGLVRAEGRESVPVRIMRIGDATHVIPQDVMPLIADGTLDQRLFNVTELSREQYRSADGLPLIVTYSGRAARADAAQAELYGAAGDDGTTTLNAINGEALTVQGDEITAVWEALTGAASGERTLAATPGIATIALDGIATKTLDESVAQIGAPEAWEAGYDGEGATIAVLDTGISAEHPDLAGGKVIAEQNFSDAADAEDRDGHGTHVASTAAGTGAHSDGRYSGVAPGANLINGKVLDDYGSGWESDIIEGMQWAVDQGADVVSMSLGGFAGPEIDPMEQAVNTLSAESDALFVIAAGNSGPEPGTIGSPGTADAALTLGAVDKSDVLADFSSVGPRSRDGGLKPDVTAPGVDITAAGAEGASIWEYGTPAAEDGYVAISGTSMATPHAAGAAALLAQAHPDWTGEQIKSALTGSAVTGEGYGAFQQGAGRIDVPAAIEQTVIAEQSSLSFGTVPWPHEDADPVTRELTYRNLDETDVTLQLDASGLDPEGNAAPEGMFTLGADEVTVPAGGTATVEVSADTSVGGDVYGAYSLYLTATGDGGESVTTAGAVEREERMFELTVDVTDRSGAPATDWWATVIDAETFQFYDIYGDEGTSSGSVRLPAGEYQVETNVVDPGEEDWNGLDWLVAPNLALTEDTTLDADARDAEAIEMTVADTRAEQTDLTVGYRVVNEDAYSFDSSWSAAGLPGGFRTAQIGEGGGTADISGYASTTWERGNRQYYSVDTREDSFYTGLTDHIGSGDFARITTREGASLPGQRGVLFTFSSEVGSASAMTHELPHTTEVYVEAGTGQWSQEFMQENDEVFASAGGWTDYETYRPRIRYAETFNVGVFGPAFGPANGLFRTGDVISGWISPFSDGEGHLGYSVVDSSQTILYRDGEVYATAEDIIDYVEFEVPSDEAEYELVTTASRDPEQSYAAADVSTEVTAAYTFTSAGVGEEETVSLPASAVRFTPRLNDDSTAAARRTVDVPVTVQGSAAGRNLDSLTVSVSYDHGRTWTDVEVKRGKIRITNPKAGRTVSFRAEVEDKQGNTLTQTIIDAYRTV; encoded by the coding sequence GTGGTCGTGACACTGACCGCCGGATTAATAGCACCGGCCGCCGCGCGGAGCGGGGCGACGGGGGAAGCGGGCGGGTCCGGCCCCGGTTCCGGGGCCGCGGGGGCCCAGCGCGTCACGCTCATCACGGGCGATCACGTCGTGGTGGCCCGCGGGGGCGAGGTCACGGGCCTCGTCCGCGCCGAGGGACGCGAATCCGTCCCGGTGCGGATCATGAGGATCGGCGACGCCACGCACGTCATCCCACAGGACGTGATGCCGCTCATCGCGGACGGCACGCTGGACCAACGGCTGTTCAACGTCACCGAGCTGAGCCGGGAGCAGTACCGTTCCGCCGACGGCCTGCCGTTGATCGTCACCTACTCCGGGCGGGCCGCGCGGGCGGACGCCGCCCAGGCCGAGCTGTACGGGGCGGCCGGTGACGACGGCACCACCACGCTCAACGCCATCAACGGCGAGGCCCTGACCGTTCAGGGCGACGAGATCACCGCCGTCTGGGAGGCCCTGACCGGCGCCGCCTCCGGCGAGCGGACCCTCGCCGCCACCCCAGGCATCGCCACCATCGCCCTGGACGGCATCGCCACCAAGACTCTGGACGAGAGTGTCGCGCAGATCGGCGCCCCCGAGGCGTGGGAGGCCGGCTACGACGGTGAGGGCGCCACCATCGCCGTCCTCGACACCGGCATCAGCGCGGAGCACCCCGACCTCGCGGGCGGCAAGGTGATCGCCGAGCAGAACTTCTCGGACGCCGCCGACGCCGAGGACCGCGACGGCCACGGCACCCACGTGGCCTCCACGGCCGCCGGCACCGGAGCGCACTCGGACGGCCGCTACAGCGGCGTCGCGCCCGGCGCCAACCTCATCAACGGCAAGGTGCTGGACGACTACGGCTCCGGCTGGGAGTCGGACATCATCGAGGGCATGCAGTGGGCCGTCGACCAGGGCGCCGACGTCGTCAGCATGAGTCTGGGCGGCTTCGCCGGCCCCGAGATCGACCCGATGGAGCAGGCCGTCAACACGCTGTCGGCCGAGTCCGACGCGCTGTTCGTCATCGCGGCCGGCAACTCGGGCCCGGAGCCCGGCACGATCGGCAGCCCCGGCACCGCCGACGCCGCGCTCACCCTGGGCGCGGTCGACAAGTCCGACGTCCTCGCCGACTTCTCCTCCGTCGGCCCCCGGTCGCGCGACGGCGGGCTCAAGCCCGATGTGACCGCACCCGGCGTGGACATCACCGCGGCGGGCGCCGAGGGCGCCTCCATCTGGGAGTACGGCACCCCGGCCGCCGAGGACGGCTATGTCGCGATCTCAGGCACCTCCATGGCGACGCCGCACGCGGCCGGCGCCGCGGCGCTGCTCGCCCAGGCCCACCCGGACTGGACGGGCGAGCAGATCAAGTCCGCGCTGACCGGCTCGGCCGTCACCGGCGAGGGCTACGGCGCGTTCCAGCAGGGCGCGGGCCGGATCGACGTGCCCGCGGCGATCGAGCAGACTGTCATCGCCGAACAGTCCTCCCTCAGCTTCGGCACCGTGCCGTGGCCGCACGAGGACGCCGACCCGGTCACCAGGGAGCTGACCTACCGCAACCTGGACGAGACCGACGTCACCCTCCAGCTCGACGCGAGCGGCCTCGACCCCGAGGGCAACGCGGCGCCCGAGGGCATGTTCACCCTGGGCGCCGACGAGGTGACCGTTCCGGCGGGCGGCACCGCCACCGTCGAGGTCTCGGCCGACACGAGCGTCGGCGGCGACGTGTACGGCGCGTACAGCCTGTACCTGACCGCCACCGGCGACGGCGGGGAGAGCGTCACCACGGCCGGCGCGGTGGAACGCGAGGAGCGGATGTTCGAGCTCACCGTCGACGTCACCGACCGCTCCGGCGCCCCGGCCACCGACTGGTGGGCGACGGTGATCGACGCGGAGACCTTCCAGTTCTACGACATCTACGGCGACGAGGGCACCAGCTCCGGCTCGGTCCGCCTGCCGGCCGGCGAGTACCAGGTCGAGACCAACGTCGTCGACCCCGGTGAGGAGGACTGGAACGGTCTCGACTGGCTGGTGGCGCCGAACCTGGCGCTCACCGAGGACACCACCCTGGATGCCGACGCCCGCGACGCGGAGGCCATCGAGATGACGGTGGCCGACACCCGGGCCGAACAGACCGACCTGACCGTCGGATACCGGGTCGTCAACGAGGACGCGTACTCCTTCGACTCCTCATGGAGCGCGGCCGGGCTGCCCGGCGGCTTCCGCACCGCGCAGATCGGCGAGGGCGGCGGCACCGCCGACATCTCCGGCTACGCCAGCACCACCTGGGAACGCGGCAACCGCCAGTACTACTCCGTGGACACCCGGGAGGACTCCTTCTACACGGGTCTGACCGACCACATCGGAAGCGGCGACTTCGCCCGCATCACCACCCGGGAGGGCGCGTCGCTGCCCGGCCAGCGCGGAGTGCTGTTCACGTTCTCGTCCGAGGTCGGCTCGGCCTCGGCGATGACGCACGAACTGCCGCACACCACCGAGGTCTACGTGGAGGCCGGCACCGGCCAGTGGTCGCAGGAGTTCATGCAGGAGAACGACGAGGTGTTCGCCTCGGCGGGCGGCTGGACGGACTACGAGACCTACCGGCCGCGGATCCGCTACGCGGAGACGTTCAACGTCGGCGTCTTCGGCCCCGCCTTCGGCCCGGCCAACGGGCTCTTCCGCACGGGTGACGTCATCAGCGGCTGGATCTCCCCGTTCAGCGACGGCGAGGGCCATCTGGGGTACAGCGTGGTCGACAGCTCCCAGACGATCCTGTATCGCGACGGCGAGGTGTACGCCACGGCGGAGGACATCATCGACTACGTCGAGTTCGAGGTGCCGTCCGACGAGGCCGAGTACGAGCTGGTGACCACCGCCAGCCGTGACCCGGAGCAGTCGTACGCGGCGGCCGACGTCTCGACGGAGGTCACCGCGGCCTACACCTTCACCTCCGCCGGGGTCGGCGAGGAGGAGACGGTCTCGCTGCCCGCGTCCGCCGTCCGGTTCACGCCCCGGCTGAACGACGACAGCACCGCGGCGGCCCGCAGGACCGTCGACGTCCCGGTCACCGTCCAGGGCTCGGCCGCCGGCCGGAACCTGGACTCCCTGACCGTGTCGGTCTCCTACGACCACGGCCGGACCTGGACCGACGTCGAGGTGAAGCGCGGCAAGATCCGGATCACCAACCCGAAGGCCGGCCGCACGGTCTCCTTCCGCGCCGAGGTCGAGGACAAGCAGGGCAACACCCTGACCCAGACCATCATCGACGCCTACCGCACCGTCTGA
- the pstB gene encoding phosphate ABC transporter ATP-binding protein PstB, producing MAKRIEVSGLTAYYGTHKAIDDITLHVEPRSVTAFIGPSGCGKSTFLRTLNRMHEVTPGGRVDGKVLLDDEDLYGPGVDPVSVRRTVGMVFQRPNPFPTMSIYDNVAAGLKLNGVSYRKPELDDIVEKNLRAANLWNEVKDRLNKPGSGLSGGQQQRLCIARATAVEPEVLLMDEPCSALDPISTLAIEDLIDKLKTQYTIVIVTHNMQQAARVSDRTAFFNLSAIGQPGKLIEVDSTHKIFSNPSVQATEDYISGRFG from the coding sequence ATGGCCAAGCGCATCGAGGTCAGCGGACTGACCGCCTACTACGGCACGCACAAGGCGATCGACGACATCACGCTGCACGTGGAGCCCCGGTCCGTGACCGCCTTCATCGGCCCGTCCGGCTGCGGCAAGTCGACCTTCCTGCGCACCCTCAACCGCATGCACGAGGTCACCCCGGGCGGGCGCGTCGACGGCAAGGTGCTGCTGGACGACGAGGACCTCTACGGCCCCGGCGTGGACCCGGTCTCCGTGCGCCGGACGGTCGGGATGGTCTTCCAGCGGCCCAACCCGTTCCCCACCATGTCCATCTACGACAACGTGGCGGCCGGGCTGAAGCTCAACGGCGTCTCCTACCGCAAGCCCGAGCTGGACGACATCGTGGAGAAGAACCTGCGCGCCGCGAACCTCTGGAACGAGGTGAAGGACCGCCTCAACAAGCCCGGCTCCGGGCTCTCCGGCGGTCAGCAGCAGCGGCTGTGCATCGCCCGCGCCACGGCCGTGGAGCCCGAGGTGCTGCTGATGGACGAGCCGTGCTCCGCGCTGGACCCGATCTCGACCCTGGCCATCGAGGACCTGATCGACAAGCTGAAGACCCAGTACACGATCGTCATCGTCACGCACAACATGCAGCAGGCGGCCCGTGTCTCGGACCGCACCGCCTTCTTCAACCTGTCGGCGATCGGGCAGCCGGGGAAGCTCATCGAGGTCGACTCGACCCACAAGATCTTCTCCAACCCGTCGGTGCAGGCGACCGAGGACTACATCTCGGGCCGCTTCGGGTGA